In Oscillatoria acuminata PCC 6304, a single window of DNA contains:
- a CDS encoding protein kinase domain-containing protein: MTIEVGKTLAGHYQIIKSLSSGGFGETYIAEDSHRPGNPKCVLKHLKPANSSPQGLQIARRLFNSEAQVLEKLGEHSQIPRLFAYFEENQEFYLVQEFIEGHPLSAELPLGQRWSETQVKTMLEDVLGILQFVHTQGVIHRDIKPDNIMRRKSDNKLVLIDFGAIKEVGNQGIPQTGQVSGTVAIGTPGYMPTEQGRGKPRPNSDLYALGMIAIQALTGMLPNQLREDNDTGEISWQDQAEVSPALTVVLSQMIRYHFKDRYKTATEVLTALQSPGSGGTYQPTAVANLTYQPTVMANYQTYQPSHGTANQGPMAAPTPPASKPSLPSEPSLPVQSSPKAKGQNKTPMLIGAMILTLLVFGGGGFLYVQAENAQQQEIAAELQREGEEQRQREAQEQRQREAQEREKHQLGEQKLAQAKKEAEESGDLQAAIALAKEVPVDSDFYQNAQTAINQWEQDWQAQQNIFTQVQAAYNAGRWQEVTDVAFKLPQNPYWDPKVNPMYYDAKAQLEAIAAAEAQRQRQASAEAQRQPQAAAVSYECWCPPHKTRGDAATSSTDISGTPCDGYDWGSGSGRLVCQAVTD; this comes from the coding sequence ATGACCATTGAAGTTGGCAAAACACTAGCTGGACATTACCAAATCATTAAGTCTCTCAGTTCAGGAGGCTTCGGAGAAACATACATTGCCGAGGATAGCCACCGTCCGGGCAATCCTAAATGTGTTCTCAAACACCTGAAACCGGCTAATAGTTCACCGCAAGGATTACAAATTGCCCGACGGTTATTTAATAGTGAAGCCCAAGTCTTAGAAAAACTGGGAGAACATTCGCAAATTCCCCGGTTGTTTGCCTACTTTGAAGAAAATCAAGAATTCTATTTAGTCCAAGAATTTATCGAGGGTCATCCCCTGAGTGCGGAATTGCCCTTGGGTCAGCGATGGAGCGAAACTCAAGTGAAGACCATGCTCGAAGATGTGCTGGGCATTTTGCAATTTGTCCACACTCAAGGAGTAATCCATCGGGATATCAAGCCGGATAATATTATGCGGCGAAAGTCAGACAATAAATTAGTCCTGATTGATTTTGGGGCCATTAAAGAAGTGGGCAATCAAGGAATTCCCCAAACCGGACAAGTCAGCGGCACTGTAGCCATTGGCACTCCGGGATATATGCCCACGGAACAAGGACGAGGCAAACCTCGCCCCAATAGCGATTTATATGCGTTAGGGATGATTGCCATTCAAGCATTGACGGGGATGTTACCGAATCAACTGCGCGAAGATAATGACACCGGAGAAATTAGCTGGCAAGACCAAGCCGAAGTCAGTCCAGCATTGACAGTCGTGCTCAGTCAAATGATTCGCTATCACTTTAAAGACCGCTATAAAACAGCGACGGAAGTTTTAACGGCTTTACAATCTCCAGGGAGTGGTGGAACTTATCAACCCACAGCGGTGGCGAACCTGACTTATCAACCTACAGTGATGGCGAATTACCAAACCTATCAGCCCAGTCATGGGACGGCTAATCAAGGGCCGATGGCAGCCCCTACTCCACCCGCTTCAAAACCATCACTCCCTTCAGAACCATCACTGCCTGTTCAATCGAGTCCTAAAGCTAAGGGCCAGAATAAAACGCCAATGTTGATTGGTGCAATGATTTTAACTTTGTTGGTTTTCGGTGGTGGGGGTTTTCTTTACGTTCAAGCAGAAAATGCTCAACAGCAAGAAATCGCGGCAGAACTCCAACGAGAAGGGGAGGAACAACGCCAACGAGAAGCGCAGGAACAACGCCAAAGAGAAGCTCAAGAACGGGAAAAACATCAGTTGGGTGAACAGAAACTGGCTCAAGCAAAGAAAGAGGCAGAGGAGTCAGGCGACCTTCAGGCGGCAATTGCTCTGGCGAAAGAAGTTCCTGTGGATAGCGATTTTTATCAAAACGCTCAGACTGCAATTAACCAGTGGGAGCAAGATTGGCAAGCCCAGCAAAATATTTTCACTCAGGTTCAAGCCGCCTATAATGCGGGTCGTTGGCAGGAAGTGACAGATGTAGCTTTCAAACTTCCCCAGAATCCTTATTGGGATCCAAAAGTCAATCCGATGTATTACGACGCTAAGGCCCAACTTGAGGCAATTGCAGCGGCTGAGGCGCAACGACAACGACAAGCATCGGCTGAAGCGCAACGACAACCACAAGCAGCAGCAGTCTCTTATGAGTGCTGGTGTCCTCCGCACAAAACCCGAGGAGATGCGGCCACTAGCTCAACCGATATATCAGGAACTCCTTGTGATGGATATGACTGGGGTTCTGGCTCAGGAAGGCTTGTTTGTCAAGCCGTCACCGACTAG
- a CDS encoding protein kinase domain-containing protein: MTIEVGKTLAGHYQIVKSLSSGGFGETYIAEDTHRPGNPQCVLKHLKPANSSPQGLQIARRLFNSEAQVLEKLGEHSQIPRLFAYFEENQEFYLVQEFIEGHPLSAELPLGQRWSETQVKTMLEDVLGILQFVHTQGVIHRDIKPDNIMRRKSDNKLVLIDFGAIKEVGNQGIPQTGQVSGTVAIGTPGYMPTEQGRGKPRPNSDLYALGMIAIQALTGMLPNQLREDNDTGEISWQDQAEVSPALTVVLSQMIRYHFKDRYKTATEVLTALQSPGSGGTYQPTAVANPTYQPTAVANSQPQSINASSPQGSTAPTPPVPLPAPHSLPSKPSVPQPSEPSKSKSNTPIMIGVVVSIVGIVLVGTTVLLPSLSRQDNQANRPSLLSEGNQAKQVEAHNNLGALNRAQQAYFLEHGNFTSAISDLGIGISSNTQNYLYSINYPHRGWVINTAIPRSEDLKSYLGIVHIFREENNQFTTRALLCESLEPGTRPGEPLQGSGSVECPSGMRNLTE, translated from the coding sequence ATGACCATTGAAGTTGGCAAAACCCTAGCCGGACATTACCAAATCGTTAAGTCTCTCAGTTCGGGAGGCTTCGGAGAAACATACATTGCCGAGGATACCCACCGTCCGGGCAATCCTCAATGTGTTCTCAAACACCTGAAACCGGCTAATAGTTCACCGCAAGGATTACAAATTGCCCGACGGTTATTTAATAGTGAAGCCCAAGTCTTAGAAAAACTGGGAGAACATTCGCAAATTCCCCGGTTGTTTGCCTACTTTGAAGAAAATCAAGAATTCTATTTAGTCCAAGAATTTATCGAGGGTCATCCCCTGAGTGCGGAATTGCCCTTGGGTCAGCGATGGAGCGAAACTCAAGTGAAGACCATGCTCGAAGATGTGCTGGGCATTTTGCAATTTGTCCACACTCAAGGAGTAATCCATCGAGATATCAAGCCGGATAATATTATGCGGCGAAAGTCAGACAATAAATTAGTCCTGATTGATTTTGGGGCCATTAAAGAAGTGGGCAATCAAGGAATTCCCCAAACCGGACAAGTCAGCGGCACTGTAGCCATTGGCACTCCGGGATATATGCCCACGGAACAAGGACGAGGCAAACCTCGCCCCAATAGCGATTTATATGCGTTAGGGATGATTGCCATTCAAGCATTGACGGGGATGTTACCGAATCAACTGCGCGAAGATAATGACACCGGAGAAATTAGCTGGCAAGACCAAGCCGAAGTCAGTCCAGCATTGACAGTCGTGCTCAGTCAAATGATTCGCTATCACTTTAAAGACCGCTATAAAACAGCGACGGAAGTTTTAACGGCTTTACAATCTCCAGGGAGTGGTGGAACTTATCAACCCACAGCCGTGGCGAACCCAACCTATCAACCTACAGCGGTGGCGAATTCCCAACCTCAATCCATTAATGCGTCATCACCTCAAGGGTCTACTGCACCGACTCCACCCGTACCTCTACCGGCACCCCATTCGCTCCCTTCAAAACCATCAGTTCCTCAACCCAGCGAGCCGTCAAAAAGCAAAAGTAACACACCGATCATGATTGGTGTAGTGGTCAGTATTGTAGGTATTGTACTTGTTGGCACCACAGTATTGCTGCCATCCCTCAGTCGGCAAGACAATCAAGCAAATCGTCCATCCCTCCTCAGCGAAGGCAATCAAGCAAAACAGGTTGAAGCCCACAATAATTTGGGCGCACTTAACCGCGCCCAACAAGCTTATTTTTTGGAGCATGGTAACTTTACTTCTGCTATAAGTGATTTAGGTATTGGTATTTCTAGTAACACCCAAAACTATTTGTATTCGATTAACTATCCACACCGGGGTTGGGTAATCAATACAGCGATTCCTCGATCGGAAGATCTCAAAAGTTATTTAGGAATAGTTCACATTTTTAGAGAGGAAAATAATCAATTCACAACACGGGCCTTATTGTGCGAATCACTAGAACCAGGAACCAGACCTGGTGAGCCACTTCAAGGAAGTGGTTCCGTCGAATGTCCTTCCGGGATGAGAAACCTAACAGAGTAG
- a CDS encoding protein kinase domain-containing protein has product MTIEVGKTLAGHYQIIKSLSSGGFGETYIAEDTHRPGNPQCVLKHLKPANSSQQGLAIARRLFNSEAQVLEKLGEHSQIPRLFAYFEENQEFYLVQEFIEGHPLSAELPLGQRWSETQVKTMLEDVLSILEFVHNQGVIHRDIKPDNIMRRESDHKLVLIDFGAIKEVGNQGIPQTGQVSGTVAIGTPGYMPTEQGRGKPRPNSDLYALGMIAIQALTGMLPNQLREDNDTGEISWQDQAEVSPALTVVLSQMIRYHFKDRYKTATEVLTALQSLGSGGTYQPTEVANPTYQPTAVANSQTYQPSHETANQGPMAAPTPPVSKPSLPSEPSLPAQPTSPEAKGQNKTPMLIGAMILTLLVFGGGGFLYVQAENAQQQEIAAERQREAQEQRQREAQEQRQREAQEREQNQLGEQKLAQAKKEAEESGNLQAAIALAKEVPVDSDSYQNAQTAINKWEEVWQTYQNIFAQVEAAYNAGRWQEVENVARQLPQNPYWNPKVDPMYYEAKAQLKAIQAAEATKYFCVCNAPGNIRYDPSVLPSTNSPTNISGSSCSGSLTNYGARGERGDDWHFTGTWSCDNQ; this is encoded by the coding sequence ATGACCATTGAAGTTGGCAAAACACTAGCTGGACATTACCAAATCATTAAGTCTCTCAGTTCGGGAGGCTTCGGAGAAACATACATTGCCGAGGATACCCACCGTCCGGGCAATCCTCAATGTGTTCTCAAACACCTGAAACCGGCTAATAGTTCACAGCAAGGATTAGCAATTGCCCGACGGTTATTTAATAGTGAAGCCCAAGTCTTAGAAAAACTGGGAGAACATTCGCAAATTCCCCGGTTGTTTGCCTACTTTGAAGAAAATCAAGAATTCTATTTAGTCCAAGAATTTATCGAGGGTCATCCCCTGAGTGCGGAATTGCCCTTGGGTCAGCGATGGAGCGAAACTCAAGTGAAAACCATGCTCGAAGATGTGTTGAGTATTTTAGAATTTGTCCACAATCAAGGAGTAATCCATCGGGATATCAAGCCGGACAATATTATGAGGCGGGAGTCAGACCATAAATTAGTGCTGATTGATTTTGGGGCAATTAAAGAAGTGGGCAATCAAGGAATTCCCCAAACCGGACAAGTCAGCGGCACTGTAGCCATTGGCACTCCGGGATATATGCCCACGGAACAAGGACGAGGCAAACCTCGCCCCAATAGCGATTTATATGCGTTAGGGATGATTGCCATTCAAGCATTGACGGGGATGTTACCGAATCAACTGCGCGAAGATAATGACACCGGAGAAATTAGCTGGCAAGACCAAGCCGAAGTCAGTCCAGCATTGACAGTCGTGCTCAGTCAAATGATTCGCTATCACTTTAAAGACCGCTATAAAACAGCGACGGAAGTTTTAACGGCTTTACAATCTCTAGGGAGTGGTGGGACTTATCAACCCACAGAAGTGGCGAACCCAACCTATCAACCTACGGCGGTGGCGAATTCCCAAACCTATCAGCCCAGTCATGAGACGGCTAATCAAGGGCCGATGGCAGCCCCTACTCCACCCGTTTCAAAACCATCACTCCCTTCAGAACCATCACTGCCTGCTCAACCGACGAGTCCTGAAGCTAAGGGCCAGAATAAAACGCCAATGTTGATTGGTGCAATGATTTTAACTTTGTTGGTTTTCGGTGGTGGGGGTTTTCTTTACGTTCAAGCAGAAAATGCTCAACAGCAAGAAATCGCGGCAGAACGCCAACGAGAAGCGCAGGAACAACGCCAACGAGAAGCGCAGGAACAACGCCAACGAGAAGCTCAAGAACGGGAACAAAATCAGTTGGGTGAACAGAAACTGGCTCAAGCAAAGAAAGAGGCAGAGGAGTCAGGCAACCTTCAGGCGGCAATTGCTCTGGCGAAAGAAGTTCCTGTGGATAGCGATTCTTATCAGAACGCTCAGACTGCAATTAATAAGTGGGAGGAAGTTTGGCAAACTTACCAAAATATCTTTGCTCAGGTGGAAGCAGCCTATAATGCGGGTCGTTGGCAGGAAGTGGAAAACGTAGCTCGACAACTTCCCCAGAATCCTTATTGGAATCCAAAAGTCGATCCGATGTATTACGAAGCTAAGGCCCAACTTAAGGCAATTCAAGCAGCTGAAGCAACTAAATATTTTTGTGTATGTAATGCACCAGGAAATATTAGGTACGATCCTTCGGTATTACCTTCAACAAATTCACCTACCAATATATCAGGTTCTTCATGTTCAGGAAGCCTCACTAATTATGGAGCTAGAGGTGAACGAGGAGACGATTGGCATTTCACTGGAACTTGGAGTTGTGATAATCAGTAA
- a CDS encoding FHA domain-containing protein — MGRRSDHDIVLPNNCSLVSGKHLEIMPPTTADGNWTIFDTLKV; from the coding sequence CTGGGACGCCGATCTGACCATGATATTGTCCTCCCTAATAATTGCAGTTTAGTTTCGGGAAAGCATTTAGAGATTATGCCACCCACAACTGCTGATGGAAACTGGACAATTTTCGATACTCTGAAAGTTTGA
- the pruA gene encoding L-glutamate gamma-semialdehyde dehydrogenase has translation MVVQASKNTTYEAKTQEIAKQLLAATQEKRSFFAQLQDQMRWDDKILDWAMSNPGLRVQLFRFIDCLPALRSKPEIARHLQEYLTVEEVELPDALKKLIGFSGGDSVPGQIAATTVSTAIETLAQKYISGENIKQALKTIERLRKDKMAFTMDLLGEAVITEAEAQSYLERYLDLMTQLTDVAKKWSKVPQIDEADGETIPQVQVSVKLTAFYSQFDPIDAEGSEARVIDRIRTLLRHAQAVGAAVHFDMEQYHYKDLTLSILKRLLMEEEFRSRTDIGVTLQAYLRDSKQDLQGLIDWAKERGNPVTVRLVKGAYWDQETIKAIQKHWPQPVYNDKAATDVNFEQMTELLLENHEYLYGAIGSHNVRSQAHAIAIAQTLNIPRRRFEMQVLYGMGDKLAKALVQQGYRVRVYCPYGDLLPGMAYLIRRLLENTANSSFVRQSQEDRPIESLIGPPQPDGDEPIAIHNKALPNAAPDLDYAKIKEREEAAAALASVRQQLGKTYLPLINGDRVNAPNTVNSVNPSNPTEVIGTIGLMSVEQADQAVAAAKSALTQWRTTPAGDRANLLRKAGELMEQRRHELSAWMVLEVGKPLRECDAEISEGIDFCRYYADEMERLNSGVNYDVAGETNRYHYQPRGITVVISPWNFPFAIPVGMTVASLVAGNCTLLKPAEVSSVIAAKFAEILVEAGIPSGVFQYVPCKGSSVGSHLVKHPDVNTIVFTGSQEVGCQIYAEAAILQPGQKHLKKVIAEMGGKNAVIVDESADLDPAVAGVVQSAFGYSGQKCSACSRVIVLEPVYETFVNRLVEATRSLNVGVAEELSTQVGPVIDANARDRIQGYIAKGKAEAELVLEMAVPETGYFIGPTIFSNVKPDAAIAQEEIFGPVLSVIRAKDFDEALEIANGTNFALTGGLYSRTPSHIDRAYAEFEVGNLYINRGITGAIVARQPFGGFKLSGVGSKAGGPDYLLQFLEPRHVSENVQRQGFAPIEGVD, from the coding sequence GTGGTAGTACAAGCGTCCAAAAACACAACCTACGAAGCCAAAACTCAAGAAATTGCCAAGCAACTCCTGGCGGCAACCCAGGAAAAGCGGTCATTTTTCGCCCAATTGCAAGACCAAATGCGCTGGGATGATAAAATACTCGATTGGGCGATGAGCAACCCCGGTTTACGGGTCCAGCTATTTCGCTTTATTGACTGTCTCCCCGCCTTACGAAGCAAACCAGAAATTGCTCGTCACTTACAAGAATATTTAACCGTCGAAGAAGTCGAACTCCCCGACGCCCTCAAAAAACTGATTGGGTTTAGTGGAGGGGACTCAGTTCCGGGTCAAATTGCCGCCACAACCGTATCCACCGCCATAGAAACCCTGGCGCAAAAATACATTTCCGGGGAAAACATTAAGCAAGCCCTCAAAACCATTGAACGTCTGCGAAAAGACAAAATGGCCTTTACAATGGACTTGCTTGGGGAAGCGGTAATTACCGAAGCTGAGGCGCAATCTTATCTAGAACGCTACCTCGATTTGATGACTCAGCTTACGGATGTTGCCAAAAAATGGTCTAAAGTTCCTCAAATTGATGAAGCGGATGGGGAAACCATTCCCCAAGTGCAGGTTTCTGTCAAATTAACGGCATTTTATTCCCAATTTGACCCGATTGATGCGGAGGGCAGTGAAGCGCGAGTTATCGATCGCATTCGTACCCTCTTACGTCACGCCCAAGCAGTGGGTGCAGCGGTCCATTTTGATATGGAACAGTATCATTATAAAGACCTCACCCTGTCAATTCTTAAGCGATTGCTGATGGAAGAAGAATTCCGCAGTCGCACAGATATCGGAGTCACCTTGCAAGCCTATTTACGCGATAGCAAACAAGATTTGCAAGGATTGATTGACTGGGCGAAAGAACGGGGAAATCCGGTAACAGTGCGTTTGGTTAAAGGGGCATATTGGGACCAGGAAACCATTAAAGCGATTCAAAAACATTGGCCGCAACCTGTTTATAATGACAAAGCAGCAACCGATGTTAATTTTGAACAGATGACCGAGTTGCTGTTAGAAAATCACGAATATTTGTATGGGGCAATTGGGTCTCATAATGTCCGATCGCAAGCCCATGCGATCGCCATTGCCCAAACCCTAAATATCCCGCGCCGTCGCTTTGAAATGCAAGTGCTTTACGGCATGGGAGATAAACTCGCCAAAGCCTTGGTGCAACAGGGATACCGGGTGCGGGTTTATTGTCCTTATGGAGATTTACTCCCGGGGATGGCTTATCTGATTCGCCGCTTGTTGGAAAATACTGCCAATAGTTCATTTGTGCGGCAAAGTCAGGAAGATCGCCCGATTGAAAGTTTAATTGGTCCTCCGCAACCAGACGGAGATGAACCGATCGCCATTCACAACAAAGCCTTACCCAATGCTGCACCCGATCTCGATTATGCCAAGATTAAAGAACGGGAAGAAGCAGCAGCCGCATTAGCCTCGGTTCGCCAACAATTGGGTAAAACTTATCTGCCTTTAATTAATGGAGATCGCGTCAATGCACCGAATACCGTAAACTCCGTTAATCCCTCCAATCCTACGGAAGTGATTGGCACAATTGGGTTAATGTCTGTGGAACAAGCGGATCAGGCAGTCGCTGCTGCAAAATCCGCCTTAACCCAATGGCGGACCACCCCCGCAGGCGATCGGGCGAACTTGCTTCGCAAAGCCGGAGAGTTAATGGAACAACGCCGCCATGAATTATCCGCCTGGATGGTATTAGAAGTCGGCAAACCGTTACGGGAATGTGATGCCGAAATCTCCGAGGGAATTGATTTTTGTCGCTATTATGCCGATGAAATGGAACGACTCAATAGCGGGGTGAATTACGATGTCGCCGGAGAAACCAACCGCTATCATTATCAACCCAGGGGAATTACCGTTGTCATTTCTCCCTGGAATTTCCCCTTTGCCATTCCGGTGGGGATGACAGTTGCTTCCTTGGTTGCTGGAAATTGCACCTTGTTAAAACCGGCGGAAGTTTCATCGGTGATTGCTGCTAAATTTGCAGAAATTTTAGTCGAAGCAGGAATTCCTTCGGGAGTCTTTCAATATGTCCCTTGTAAAGGTTCAAGCGTAGGTTCTCATCTGGTGAAACATCCTGATGTGAATACCATTGTGTTTACGGGTTCTCAAGAAGTTGGCTGTCAAATTTATGCAGAAGCAGCGATTTTGCAACCGGGACAAAAACACCTGAAAAAGGTGATTGCCGAAATGGGTGGCAAAAATGCCGTGATTGTGGATGAAAGTGCGGACCTCGATCCAGCAGTGGCGGGGGTAGTGCAATCGGCGTTTGGATATAGTGGACAGAAATGTTCGGCTTGTTCGCGGGTGATTGTGTTAGAACCCGTGTACGAAACCTTTGTGAATCGGTTAGTAGAAGCCACGCGATCGCTGAATGTCGGGGTAGCAGAGGAACTGAGTACCCAAGTGGGACCCGTGATTGATGCCAATGCGCGCGATCGCATTCAAGGCTATATTGCCAAAGGAAAAGCAGAGGCGGAATTAGTCCTAGAAATGGCAGTTCCAGAAACCGGCTATTTTATTGGACCCACGATTTTTAGTAACGTGAAACCCGATGCTGCGATCGCCCAAGAAGAGATTTTTGGTCCCGTGTTATCGGTGATTCGGGCTAAAGATTTCGATGAAGCGTTAGAGATTGCCAATGGGACGAATTTTGCCCTAACTGGCGGGTTATATTCCCGGACCCCTTCTCATATTGATCGCGCCTACGCCGAGTTTGAGGTGGGGAATCTCTATATTAACCGAGGGATTACCGGGGCGATCGTCGCGCGGCAACCCTTTGGTGGGTTTAAACTGTCTGGGGTGGGTTCAAAAGCGGGGGGACCGGATTACCTGCTGCAATTTTTAGAACCCCGTCACGTCAGCGAAAACGTGCAGCGTCAAGGATTTGCGCCGATTGAAGGCGTGGATTAA
- a CDS encoding FHA domain-containing protein gives MSPKTAKLTQRIQEFQQFVASRMDQDATYADIAEKLEQISTTLTQGKLNLQICGRFRILNESLEDLLTRSQALAQFYQIYTTTISEVIPAKTPASTAVLVAQTNGMNLSQFSPYSLPTDRKTSLGRRPDNDIVLPNHCSLVSGKHLEIIPPRTADGNWTISDLKSTNGTFVNGQPVQGSQQILRSGDRVVLGGRAGSAQAPEFVFECQSNLDLETNPLEKAIAQADVLCLVFNPSQPLSGEEKQLIEQANKSQVSQITLVADLPPNSQGNPEILDNIKNLEEWLKNYPAQLVCLSLRSSYSQDHDATVLAVDKQDELNNFYQQVEKLGQNKLEDILIQRGTQKAMAQVARIEEICDRQQATLIEKMEATEAKLQVSDTRDLKEQLKKEIKNATQEKDALFKEIKYELSELKNNLLSENLKVGLPYKIQQFVDSLSHIVTKSSEQTHIYICLPADNSTENPTQRTPQDLSAKVHREMNRFCQEHLNYVAAHEWHRICNEYGNGGLNRLFQQTGDRFNSLVPTLNLSSADYQPPLAIDINKIFLNSSVEYPWETHYSTMGFGSYIMKNLRTNMMSIGMMLTSLSGVGAAIGLLISLFSTQAQQAEQNSGNDTLMAITTLIGFVIAVLIVISVYPKDKQDELKKNIEKITSEGCKNYKYVAKELVNKMLQLINLVLDAEEQKFKKMLEIVEEHSTDYTLEAKNTLTQLKAQEMELKKERLELEKLKRF, from the coding sequence ATGTCACCAAAAACTGCCAAACTAACCCAACGGATTCAAGAGTTCCAGCAATTTGTCGCTTCTAGAATGGACCAAGATGCGACATACGCGGATATTGCGGAAAAACTGGAACAGATTTCTACGACTTTAACTCAGGGAAAACTGAATCTACAAATTTGCGGACGCTTTCGTATTTTGAATGAATCTTTGGAGGATTTATTAACCCGTTCCCAAGCTCTGGCACAATTTTATCAAATTTACACAACTACGATTTCTGAGGTCATCCCCGCAAAAACTCCGGCATCTACTGCGGTTTTGGTGGCACAAACTAATGGGATGAATCTTTCCCAATTTTCTCCCTATTCCTTGCCGACCGATCGCAAGACGAGCCTGGGACGCCGACCTGACAATGATATTGTCCTCCCTAATCATTGCAGTTTAGTTTCTGGAAAGCATTTAGAGATTATCCCCCCCAGAACTGCTGATGGAAACTGGACAATTTCCGATCTCAAGAGTACCAATGGCACTTTTGTGAATGGTCAACCCGTCCAGGGAAGCCAACAAATTTTGCGATCGGGCGATCGAGTTGTCTTGGGTGGGAGAGCAGGCAGCGCTCAGGCCCCGGAATTTGTATTTGAATGTCAATCTAATTTAGACTTGGAAACCAATCCCCTAGAAAAGGCGATCGCTCAGGCGGATGTTTTATGTTTAGTATTTAATCCTAGTCAGCCTCTTTCTGGAGAAGAAAAACAACTGATTGAACAAGCGAATAAGTCCCAGGTTTCCCAAATCACTCTAGTGGCAGATCTGCCTCCCAACAGCCAAGGCAACCCAGAGATTCTTGATAATATTAAGAATCTTGAGGAATGGCTAAAAAATTATCCAGCACAACTGGTTTGCTTGTCTTTACGCTCGTCTTACTCTCAAGATCATGATGCCACGGTATTGGCAGTGGATAAGCAGGATGAACTGAATAACTTTTATCAGCAGGTAGAAAAGTTAGGTCAAAATAAACTTGAGGATATTTTAATTCAGCGGGGCACTCAGAAAGCGATGGCGCAGGTAGCCCGAATTGAAGAAATTTGCGATCGGCAACAAGCTACACTCATCGAAAAAATGGAGGCAACGGAGGCCAAACTGCAAGTCTCAGATACGAGAGACTTAAAAGAACAGTTGAAAAAAGAAATTAAAAATGCCACTCAAGAGAAAGATGCTTTGTTTAAGGAAATTAAGTATGAACTGAGTGAGTTAAAGAATAATTTGCTGTCGGAGAACTTGAAGGTGGGTCTACCCTATAAAATTCAACAGTTTGTCGATAGCCTATCGCACATCGTTACTAAAAGCTCTGAACAGACTCATATTTATATCTGTCTGCCTGCTGATAATTCAACAGAAAATCCAACCCAAAGGACTCCCCAAGACCTATCGGCTAAGGTTCACCGAGAAATGAATCGATTTTGCCAAGAACATTTGAACTATGTAGCAGCCCATGAGTGGCACAGGATTTGTAATGAATATGGTAATGGGGGATTAAACCGATTATTTCAGCAAACCGGCGATCGGTTTAATTCCTTAGTTCCTACTCTCAACCTGTCTAGTGCAGACTATCAACCACCGCTGGCGATCGACATTAACAAAATATTCTTAAATTCATCTGTAGAATATCCCTGGGAAACTCATTATTCCACGATGGGCTTTGGTAGTTATATAATGAAAAATCTCAGAACTAATATGATGTCGATCGGGATGATGTTGACTTCATTATCTGGGGTTGGAGCGGCTATAGGATTGTTGATTAGTTTGTTTAGCACCCAGGCCCAGCAGGCCGAGCAGAATTCCGGTAATGATACCCTAATGGCAATTACAACTTTAATAGGTTTTGTAATTGCCGTCTTGATTGTAATATCAGTTTATCCAAAAGACAAACAAGATGAACTCAAGAAAAATATTGAGAAAATCACATCAGAAGGATGCAAAAACTATAAATATGTTGCCAAAGAATTAGTCAACAAGATGCTGCAACTGATTAATTTAGTCTTGGATGCTGAAGAACAGAAATTCAAGAAAATGCTAGAGATAGTTGAAGAACATTCGACGGACTACACCCTTGAAGCCAAAAATACTCTAACGCAACTCAAAGCTCAAGAAATGGAACTCAAAAAAGAACGCTTAGAACTAGAAAAACTGAAACGCTTCTAG